A region of Arabidopsis thaliana chromosome 5, partial sequence DNA encodes the following proteins:
- a CDS encoding Copper transport protein family, with protein MDKSGKMTIVGEVDVPAVVMKLRKLCNTEIVSVDDVKPPVKKPEPEKPAESIAYPVPMNYAYQFNPAYANSYYHQPYGNCRVVDEPNCVIM; from the coding sequence ATGGACAAAAGTGGGAAAATGACAATAGTTGGAGAAGTTGATGTACCAGCTGTCGTGATGAAGCTAAGGAAGCTATGTAACACAGAGATCGTTTCAGTCGATGATGTTAAACCACCTGTTAAAAAGCCTGAACCTGAGAAACCAGCTGAATCTATTGCATATCCTGTTCCGATGAACTACGCGTACCAATTCAATCCTGCCTATGCAAATTCTTACTATCATCAACCATACGGAAATTGTAGAGTGGTAGACGAACCAAATTGTGTGATTATGTGA
- a CDS encoding Copper transport protein family (Copper transport protein family; BEST Arabidopsis thaliana protein match is: Heavy metal transport/detoxification superfamily protein (TAIR:AT5G52750.1); Has 1807 Blast hits to 1807 proteins in 277 species: Archae - 0; Bacteria - 0; Metazoa - 736; Fungi - 347; Plants - 385; Viruses - 0; Other Eukaryotes - 339 (source: NCBI BLink).) produces MTAKNAVLQLSIHEERTRKKALVTVSRFSGVTSITMDKSGKMTIVGEVDVPAVVMKLRKLCNTEIVSVDDVKPPVKKPEPEKPAESIAYPVPMNYAYQFNPAYANSYYHQPYGNCRVVDEPNCVIM; encoded by the exons ATGACCGCAAAG AACGCTGTGTTGCAATTGAGTATTCACGAGGAGAGAACCAGGAAGAAAGCGCTTGTCACCGTTTCTCGATTTTCAG GAGTTACTTCGATAACAATGGACAAAAGTGGGAAAATGACAATAGTTGGAGAAGTTGATGTACCAGCTGTCGTGATGAAGCTAAGGAAGCTATGTAACACAGAGATCGTTTCAGTCGATGATGTTAAACCACCTGTTAAAAAGCCTGAACCTGAGAAACCAGCTGAATCTATTGCATATCCTGTTCCGATGAACTACGCGTACCAATTCAATCCTGCCTATGCAAATTCTTACTATCATCAACCATACGGAAATTGTAGAGTGGTAGACGAACCAAATTGTGTGATTATGTGA